In Oryza sativa Japonica Group chromosome 3, ASM3414082v1, one DNA window encodes the following:
- the LOC4332194 gene encoding type IV inositol polyphosphate 5-phosphatase 9 — protein MLENQRQAEVLWPRLVANKLFRKPSGSHAFVADFPMAVDDDFDGEAVPAAVESFDDDGCSPDADACRSVKRPRPRPQQRASNKTLKYRLFASTWNVGGVAPPDDLDLSDWLDTRNAAYDIYVLGFQEVVPLSARNVLGADKKRVGMRWNELVRAALNRSSPSAPNSSRDQREAKGTGGGAAAAAAGGGEIKQQAAQQKVHPVRGGIGGGGGELACRDYRCVVSKQMVGILLTVWVRADLARFVRRASVSCVGCGVMGCLGNKGAVSVRFWLHDTSFCVACCHLASGGRDGDEAHRNADATEILSRTTFPRGHSLNLPQKILDHDRVILLGDLNYRISLPEAKTRLLVERQDWKTLLENDQLRSEVESEGGAFHGWNEGAIAFSPTYKYYPNSDTYYGCASHGRKGEKRRAPAWCDRILWRGAGLKQKRYDRCESRLSDHRPVRALFEVEVGAPRRNLNSLRSFFLSERFDGGRSAAADLLREDGTASSARFGDTI, from the exons ATGCTAGAGAACCAGAGGCAAGCGGAG GTTCTTTGGCCGAGGCTGGTGGCGAACAAGCTCTTCAGGAAGCCATCCGGCAGCCATGCCTTCGTCGCCGACTTCCCGATGGCCGTTGATGACGACTTCGATGGCgaggcggtgccggcggcggtggagtcgtTCGACGACGATGGTTGCAgccccgacgccgacgcctgCCGCAGCGTgaagcggccgcggccgcggccgcagcAGCGAGCGAGCAACAAGACGCTCAAGTACAG GCTGTTCGCGAGCACGTGGAacgtcggcggcgtcgcgccACCGGACGACCTCGACCTGTCGGACTGGCTCGACACGAGGAACGCCGCCTACGACATCTACGTCCTCGG ATTCCAGGAGGTGGTGCCGTTGAGCGCGCGGAACGTGCTGGGCGCGGACAAGAAGCGCGTCGGGATGCGCTGGAACGAGCTCGTGCGCGCGGCGCTGaaccggtcgtcgccgtcggcgccgaACTCCTCCCGTGACCAGAGAGAGGCCAagggcaccggcggcggcgcagccgcagccgcagccggagGAGGGGAGATAAAGCAGCAGGCGGCGCAGCAGAAGGTTCACCCGGTGCggggcggcatcggcggcggtggcggcgagctcgCCTGCAGGGACTACCGGTGCGTGGTGAGCAAGCAGATGGTCGGCATCCTCCTCACCGTCTGGGTCCGCGCCGACCTCGCCCGCTTCGTCCGCCGCGCCAGCGTCTCCTGCGTCGGCTGCGGCGTCATGGGCTGCCTCGGCAACAAG GGCGCCGTGTCCGTCAGGTTCTGGCTCCACGACACGAGCTTCTGCGTGGCGTGCTGCCACCTCGCGTCcggcggccgcgacggcgacgaggcgcaCCGCAACGCCGACGCCACGGAGATCCTCTCCCGGACGACCTTCCCCCGGGGGCACTCGCTCAACCTCCCCCAGAAGATTCTAGACCACGA CCGAGTGATCCTGCTTGGGGACCTCAACTACAGGATCTCCCTGCCGGAGGCGAAGACGAGGTTGCTGGTGGAGAGGCAGGACTGGAAGACGCTGCTCGAAAATGACCAG CTGCGAAGCGAGGTGGAATCGGAAGGAGGCGCATTCCATGGCTGGAACGAGGGTGCCATCGCCTTCTCGCCGACGTACAAGTACTACCCCAACTCCGACACCTACTACGGCTGCGCCTCCCATGGCAGGAAAGGCGAGAAGCGGCGCGCGCCGGCGTG gtgTGACCGGATACTATGGCGCGGCGCCGGGCTGAAGCAGAAGCGGTACGACCGGTGCGAGTCGCGGCTGTCGGACCACCGGCCGGTGAGGGCGCTGTtcgaggtggaggtgggggcGCCGAGGAGGAACCTCAACTCGC